A section of the Streptomyces xinghaiensis S187 genome encodes:
- a CDS encoding universal stress protein, with the protein MTATGKNEDTRGRVVVGFDGSEPSFRALDRAAEEAVRRGTALEVLCGWPWNPPPLPGETPHEPPTLAEETQAMVGQAVEKVRAAHPGLEVIPVTTSEAAVPALVRHSETAALTVLGTRGHGGFTGLLLGSVSLRVAAHSASPLMVVRGEAADGAAHGTVLVGVESDEDGDAVRFAFEEASRRGARLRALHAWLYPALPTGAYMGAFDVPPKEGDERRKEAEALPRYEVAPFREEFPDVEVIPDNECNAAAPALVEASRTADLIVLATHRTHRHLGLQLGPVTQAVLHHAHCPVVLVPTD; encoded by the coding sequence ATGACTGCCACCGGCAAGAACGAGGACACCCGCGGCCGTGTCGTGGTCGGCTTCGACGGTTCGGAGCCGTCGTTCCGCGCTCTCGACCGCGCCGCCGAGGAGGCCGTCCGGCGCGGCACCGCGCTGGAGGTCCTGTGCGGCTGGCCGTGGAACCCGCCGCCGCTGCCCGGCGAGACCCCGCACGAGCCGCCGACCCTCGCCGAGGAGACCCAGGCCATGGTGGGCCAGGCGGTCGAGAAGGTCCGCGCGGCCCACCCCGGCCTGGAGGTCATACCGGTGACCACCAGCGAGGCCGCCGTGCCGGCCCTGGTGCGGCACAGCGAGACCGCCGCCCTGACGGTGCTCGGCACCCGCGGTCACGGCGGCTTCACCGGACTGCTGCTCGGCTCGGTCAGCCTCCGCGTCGCCGCGCACTCCGCGAGCCCGCTGATGGTCGTCCGGGGCGAGGCCGCGGACGGCGCCGCCCACGGGACGGTGCTGGTGGGCGTGGAGTCCGACGAGGACGGCGACGCGGTGCGCTTCGCTTTCGAGGAGGCGTCCCGGCGCGGAGCCCGGCTGCGGGCCCTGCACGCCTGGCTGTACCCCGCGCTGCCGACCGGCGCGTACATGGGCGCCTTCGACGTGCCGCCGAAGGAGGGCGACGAGCGCCGCAAGGAGGCCGAGGCACTGCCCCGTTACGAGGTGGCGCCGTTCCGGGAGGAGTTCCCGGACGTGGAGGTCATCCCGGACAACGAGTGCAACGCGGCGGCCCCCGCGCTGGTCGAGGCCAGCCGCACGGCCGACCTGATCGTGCTCGCCACCCACCGCACGCACCGTCACCTCGGGCTGCAGCTCGGCCCGGTCACCCAGGCGGTGCTGCACCACGCGCACTGCCCGGTCGTCCTGGTCCCGACGGACTGA
- a CDS encoding AraC family transcriptional regulator, giving the protein MTEIRHESVAPTSARRLAPGAGIDAHRHDDHQLVYAGRGALAVTTSAGSWTAPATRAIWVPAGTVHSHQAHGELELHLIGLPADTNPLALDRPTVLSVGPLLRELILACTRDPADDSPEHRRLRAVLCDQLRVCPQQPPHVPAPTAPQLKALCEILHADPADNRTLAALGRQVGAGDRTLSRLFRADLGMTFPQWRTQLRLSHALVLLAEDTPVTVVAHRCGWSSASAFIDVFRRAFGHTPGRAADAGRAAGRAG; this is encoded by the coding sequence ATGACGGAGATCCGCCACGAGTCGGTGGCGCCGACCAGCGCCCGCCGCCTGGCCCCGGGCGCAGGGATCGATGCCCACCGGCACGACGACCACCAACTCGTCTACGCGGGCCGGGGCGCGCTCGCCGTCACCACGAGCGCCGGCTCATGGACGGCTCCGGCCACCCGGGCGATCTGGGTGCCGGCCGGCACGGTGCACTCCCACCAGGCGCACGGGGAGCTCGAACTGCACCTGATCGGCCTTCCCGCGGACACCAACCCCCTTGCCCTCGACCGGCCCACCGTGCTGAGCGTCGGTCCCCTGCTGCGGGAACTGATCCTCGCCTGCACTCGGGACCCGGCGGACGACAGCCCGGAACACCGGCGCCTGCGCGCCGTCCTGTGCGACCAGCTGCGCGTCTGCCCCCAGCAGCCGCCGCACGTGCCGGCGCCGACCGCACCGCAACTCAAGGCGCTGTGCGAGATCCTGCACGCCGACCCGGCCGACAACCGCACCCTGGCGGCCCTGGGCAGGCAGGTCGGCGCCGGCGACCGCACGCTGTCACGGCTGTTCAGGGCCGATCTCGGCATGACGTTCCCGCAGTGGCGCACGCAACTGCGGCTCTCCCACGCCCTCGTGCTGCTGGCGGAGGACACGCCGGTGACGGTGGTGGCGCACCGCTGCGGCTGGTCCTCGGCGAGCGCGTTCATCGACGTCTTCCGCCGCGCCTTCGGCCATACACCGGGCCGCGCCGCTGACGCGGGACGGGCGGCGGGACGGGCGGGGTAG
- a CDS encoding PP2C family protein-serine/threonine phosphatase, whose protein sequence is MNDGSDEDPWERLRATGRFSSAPWVVPYGLILAGVVINLMVPRGTTVSATYAAAPLAAAALWTLRGTLAVSAVAVAVMSLNAFWWDRLSTTEALIRLTTVVFVALLSLALNSALRHSVIRLASARQIAEAAQIAVLPTPPGRIGHLSVGVRYEAAYTGARIGGDLYAVQRTPYGIRMVVGDVRGKGLSAVDAVTIVLGAFREAAGREADLAVVAAWIENALRRESEQRARTDQETEEFVTVVLAEVPAGEPGRLRIVNRGHPPPLLFTADGTVRLLEPESYALPLGLEALDREPQAGWTVVPFPPAATLLLYTDGVTEARDSAGVFYDPVARLHGRVFTEPAALLDTLLEDVEAHTDGRTVDDMALLAVTRDPDEPPPGALPSSRADEGFGLRPSP, encoded by the coding sequence ATGAACGACGGCAGCGACGAGGACCCCTGGGAACGCCTCCGCGCCACCGGACGGTTCAGCAGCGCTCCGTGGGTGGTGCCCTACGGACTGATCCTGGCCGGGGTCGTCATCAACCTGATGGTGCCCCGGGGCACCACGGTATCCGCCACCTACGCCGCCGCGCCGCTGGCCGCCGCGGCCTTGTGGACCCTGCGCGGCACGCTGGCCGTGTCGGCCGTCGCGGTGGCGGTGATGTCGCTGAACGCCTTCTGGTGGGACAGGCTGAGCACGACCGAGGCCCTGATCCGGCTGACCACGGTCGTCTTCGTGGCTCTGCTGTCCCTGGCCCTCAACAGCGCCCTGCGGCACAGTGTCATACGGCTCGCCTCGGCCCGGCAGATCGCCGAGGCGGCGCAGATCGCCGTGCTGCCGACACCACCCGGCCGGATCGGCCACCTGTCCGTCGGGGTGCGCTACGAGGCGGCGTACACGGGCGCCCGCATCGGCGGCGACCTGTACGCGGTGCAGCGCACGCCGTACGGGATCCGGATGGTCGTGGGCGACGTCCGCGGCAAAGGGCTGTCGGCCGTGGACGCCGTGACGATCGTGCTCGGTGCCTTCCGGGAGGCGGCGGGGCGGGAGGCGGACCTGGCGGTGGTCGCGGCCTGGATCGAGAACGCGCTGCGCCGGGAGTCGGAGCAGCGGGCCCGGACGGACCAGGAGACCGAGGAGTTCGTCACGGTCGTCCTGGCGGAGGTCCCGGCCGGTGAGCCGGGCCGGCTGCGGATCGTCAACCGCGGTCACCCTCCGCCCCTGCTGTTCACGGCGGACGGGACCGTACGGCTGCTGGAGCCGGAATCGTACGCGTTGCCGCTGGGCCTGGAGGCCCTGGACCGGGAACCGCAAGCCGGCTGGACCGTGGTGCCGTTCCCGCCCGCCGCCACGCTGCTGCTCTACACGGACGGCGTAACGGAGGCCCGCGACTCGGCGGGGGTCTTCTACGACCCCGTGGCCCGCCTGCACGGCCGCGTTTTCACGGAGCCGGCCGCCCTCCTCGACACGCTGCTCGAAGACGTCGAGGCGCACACGGACGGGCGAACGGTCGACGACATGGCCCTCCTGGCCGTCACCCGCGACCCGGACGAACCCCCTCCGGGGGCTCTCCCGTCCTCCCGGGCCGACGAGGGCTTCGGCCTCCGCCCGAGTCCGTAG
- a CDS encoding MFS transporter, whose amino-acid sequence MPRNKPIVLLSAGHACVDVYQGAVAALIPFFVAERAYTYAAASGIVLAAGLTSSVAQPFFGVLTDRRPVPWLLPASTVLGGLGVALSGVGGSYALTLLFVALSGIGVAAYHPESARVARIASKGSHRSMGWFSLGGNIGFAVAPLLVTAVIAAGGLRLSPLLILPALVGGVLTLPVLRGAAEAPSAGRGRGAAEGRDDWASFVRLSLAVGCRSVVFVGLSTFVAFHVRGQTGGSAVAGAIALVVLYLGGAVGTVVGSGLAHRWDRVTVVSMSYLATVAAVAGAVFVPGPAVLLFVALASIGLYVPFSLQVTLAQDYLPTRVGTAGGVTLGLMVGVGGLTSPVIGRIADATSLRTALTPLIVMPALSWLLFRTLPEPAAPEPLPGTRGRDAEQDAEEGTGSLADGRGGDGTGDPRPGRSTSTK is encoded by the coding sequence ATGCCACGGAACAAGCCGATCGTTCTGCTGTCGGCCGGACACGCCTGTGTGGACGTCTATCAGGGCGCCGTCGCGGCCCTGATCCCGTTCTTCGTCGCCGAGCGTGCCTACACCTACGCCGCCGCCTCGGGCATCGTCCTCGCGGCCGGCCTGACGTCCTCGGTGGCGCAGCCCTTCTTCGGCGTGCTCACCGACCGGCGCCCCGTCCCCTGGCTCCTGCCGGCGAGCACGGTCCTCGGCGGCCTCGGGGTGGCCCTGAGCGGGGTCGGCGGCTCGTATGCCCTCACGCTGCTGTTCGTGGCGCTCTCCGGCATCGGGGTCGCGGCCTACCATCCGGAGTCCGCGCGGGTCGCCCGGATCGCGAGCAAGGGCAGTCACCGCTCCATGGGCTGGTTCTCCCTGGGCGGCAACATCGGTTTCGCGGTGGCTCCCCTCCTGGTCACCGCCGTGATCGCCGCGGGAGGGCTGCGGCTCTCCCCGCTGCTGATCCTTCCCGCGCTGGTCGGCGGCGTGCTGACGCTGCCGGTCCTGCGAGGGGCGGCCGAGGCGCCGTCGGCCGGCCGCGGAAGGGGAGCCGCGGAAGGGCGGGACGACTGGGCGTCGTTCGTCCGGCTGTCGCTGGCGGTGGGGTGCCGGTCGGTCGTGTTCGTCGGGTTGAGCACGTTCGTCGCCTTCCATGTGCGGGGGCAGACGGGCGGGAGCGCGGTGGCCGGCGCGATCGCGCTGGTCGTGCTCTATCTCGGCGGCGCCGTCGGCACGGTCGTCGGCAGCGGTCTGGCCCACCGCTGGGACCGGGTCACGGTGGTGAGCATGTCGTACCTGGCCACGGTCGCGGCCGTCGCCGGGGCGGTGTTCGTGCCGGGCCCGGCGGTCCTTCTGTTCGTGGCGCTGGCCTCGATCGGCCTGTACGTCCCGTTCTCACTGCAGGTCACGCTCGCCCAGGACTATCTGCCCACGCGCGTCGGAACGGCCGGCGGGGTCACCCTCGGCCTCATGGTCGGCGTCGGCGGCCTGACCAGCCCTGTCATCGGCCGCATCGCCGACGCCACCTCGCTGCGCACGGCCCTGACGCCCCTGATCGTGATGCCCGCCCTGAGCTGGCTGCTGTTCCGCACCCTGCCCGAACCGGCTGCCCCGGAGCCGCTGCCGGGGACCCGCGGCCGGGACGCCGAGCAGGACGCCGAGGAGGGGACGGGGAGCCTCGCGGACGGGCGCGGCGGGGACGGCACCGGCGACCCGCGGCCCGGTCGGAGCACCTCGACGAAGTGA
- a CDS encoding SPW repeat protein: MTAQTSSSIAQHPDIVALQAQSERAVASPAAQAVEALSLLTGLFIAASPWIVGFSGLTALAVTNLITGLAFVLLARGMGGDAYDRTHGMSWAMAGIGLWTVVAPWVIVGDVSTTRTLTTNIIAGGVAALLAFATAAMAGRGRRRT, from the coding sequence GTGACTGCACAGACGTCGTCGAGCATCGCCCAGCACCCCGACATCGTGGCCCTGCAGGCCCAGTCCGAACGGGCGGTGGCCTCACCGGCCGCTCAGGCGGTCGAGGCCCTGAGCCTGCTGACCGGTCTCTTCATCGCCGCCTCGCCCTGGATCGTGGGATTCAGCGGCCTGACGGCGCTGGCGGTGACCAACCTCATCACGGGTCTGGCCTTCGTCCTCCTGGCGCGCGGTATGGGCGGCGACGCCTACGACCGCACGCACGGCATGAGCTGGGCCATGGCCGGTATCGGTCTGTGGACCGTCGTCGCACCCTGGGTCATCGTCGGAGACGTGTCGACGACCAGGACCCTCACGACCAACATCATCGCCGGTGGTGTCGCGGCCCTGCTGGCCTTCGCCACCGCGGCCATGGCGGGACGCGGCCGGCGGCGCACGTGA
- the ctaD gene encoding cytochrome c oxidase subunit I: MATSTEPVTPAPRRRRSRGAVVVSWLTTTDHKKIGHLYLITSFVFFLLGGVLALAVRAELARPGLQLLTNEQYNQAFTLHGTVMLLLFATPTFAGFANAIMPLQIGSPDVAFPRLNMLSYWLFLFGGLIVVGSLLVSSGAADFGWTSYTPLSRREHSPGTGADMWVLGLALGGFGTILGAVNFITTIICLRAPGMTMFRMPVFTWNVLLTSVLVLIAFPVLAAALLALASDRVFGSHIFSAENGGPLLWQHLFWFFGHPEVYILALPFFGVVTEIIPVFSRKPVFGYIGLVGATLAITGLSVAVWAHHMFATGAVLLPFFAFMSFLIAVPTGVKFFNWIGTMWKGSLSFETPMLWALGFMTTFLFGGLTGVLLASPPLDFHVHDSYFVVAHFHYVLFGTIVFAMFGGFFFWWPKMTGTMLDERLGKIQFWTLFTGFHATFLVQHWLGAEGMPRRYADYLAADGFTLLNTVSTIGAFLLGLSTLPFLYNVWRTAKYGPRVEIDDPWGYGRSLEWATSCPPPRHNFLTLPRIRSESPAFDLHHPETAAADQAEHTGRRDLLDAEEGTGGTGLRAGRPADGGQDGGQDGGRDGGQDGGRG, encoded by the coding sequence ATGGCGACCTCCACCGAGCCCGTGACCCCCGCGCCGCGGCGCCGCCGCAGTCGCGGAGCGGTGGTCGTGAGCTGGCTGACGACGACCGACCACAAGAAGATCGGCCACCTCTACCTGATCACCTCGTTCGTCTTCTTCCTCCTCGGCGGCGTGCTCGCCCTGGCGGTACGCGCGGAACTCGCCCGCCCCGGGCTGCAGTTGCTGACCAACGAGCAGTACAACCAGGCGTTCACGCTGCACGGCACGGTGATGCTGCTGCTCTTCGCCACCCCGACCTTCGCCGGTTTCGCCAACGCGATCATGCCGCTCCAGATCGGCTCGCCCGATGTGGCCTTCCCCCGGCTGAACATGCTGTCGTACTGGCTGTTCCTCTTCGGCGGCCTCATCGTCGTCGGCTCCCTGCTGGTCAGCAGCGGCGCCGCCGACTTCGGCTGGACCTCCTACACCCCGCTCAGCCGCCGGGAGCACAGCCCGGGCACGGGGGCCGACATGTGGGTGCTGGGGCTGGCGCTGGGCGGCTTCGGCACCATCCTCGGTGCCGTCAACTTCATCACCACGATCATCTGCCTGCGCGCGCCCGGCATGACGATGTTCCGGATGCCGGTCTTCACCTGGAACGTGCTGCTCACCTCCGTCCTGGTGCTCATCGCCTTCCCCGTCCTGGCCGCCGCTCTGCTGGCCCTGGCCTCCGACCGGGTCTTCGGCTCCCACATCTTCTCCGCCGAGAACGGCGGCCCGCTGCTCTGGCAGCATCTGTTCTGGTTCTTCGGGCACCCCGAGGTCTACATCCTGGCGCTGCCGTTCTTCGGAGTGGTCACCGAGATCATCCCGGTGTTCTCCCGCAAACCCGTATTCGGCTACATCGGCCTCGTCGGCGCGACCCTCGCCATCACCGGTCTGTCCGTGGCCGTCTGGGCCCACCACATGTTCGCCACCGGCGCGGTGCTGCTGCCGTTCTTCGCCTTCATGTCCTTCCTCATCGCTGTGCCCACCGGCGTGAAGTTCTTCAACTGGATCGGCACGATGTGGAAGGGCTCGCTCTCCTTCGAGACGCCGATGCTGTGGGCGCTCGGCTTCATGACGACCTTCCTCTTCGGCGGGCTGACGGGCGTGCTGCTCGCCTCCCCGCCGCTGGACTTCCACGTCCACGACAGCTACTTCGTCGTCGCCCACTTCCACTACGTGCTTTTCGGCACCATCGTCTTCGCGATGTTCGGCGGCTTCTTCTTCTGGTGGCCGAAGATGACCGGCACGATGCTCGACGAACGGCTCGGTAAGATCCAGTTCTGGACGCTGTTCACGGGCTTCCACGCCACCTTCCTCGTCCAGCACTGGCTGGGCGCCGAGGGCATGCCGCGCCGCTACGCCGACTACCTCGCCGCCGACGGCTTCACCCTGCTCAACACCGTCTCCACCATCGGCGCGTTCCTGCTCGGCCTGTCCACCCTGCCCTTCCTCTACAACGTCTGGAGGACGGCGAAGTACGGCCCGAGGGTGGAGATCGACGACCCGTGGGGCTACGGGCGCTCACTGGAGTGGGCGACCTCCTGCCCGCCGCCCCGGCACAACTTCCTCACCCTGCCGCGGATCCGCTCCGAGTCCCCGGCCTTCGACCTGCACCATCCGGAGACGGCGGCCGCCGACCAGGCGGAGCACACGGGCCGCCGGGACCTGCTCGACGCGGAGGAGGGCACGGGCGGCACCGGACTCCGGGCCGGACGTCCGGCGGACGGCGGGCAGGACGGCGGGCAGGACGGCGGACGGGACGGCGGACAGGACGGCGGGCGGGGCTGA